From Hypanus sabinus isolate sHypSab1 chromosome 23, sHypSab1.hap1, whole genome shotgun sequence, a single genomic window includes:
- the birc5a gene encoding baculoviral IAP repeat-containing protein 5a → MELYLIEHRKYYSFEERLGTFKNWPFVTDCACTPENMAAAGFIHTPIENGPDIAQCFFCYKELEGWEPEDEPLVEHKNHSSKCAFIALKKQFEHLTTEEFHKLDEQRVKNIMKKQISERIESFEQEAKITKTAIEGLVTNSR, encoded by the exons ATGGAGTTGTACCTGATCGAGCACCGCAAGTACTACTCCTTCGAGGAGCGGCTGGGCACCTTCAAGAACTGGCCTTTCGTCACCGACTGTGCGTGTACGCCCGAGAAT ATGGCTGCAGCAGGATTTATTCACACCCCAATCGAGAATGGTCCTGACATTGCTCAGTGCTTCTTTTGTTACAAAGAACTGGAAGGTTGGGAACCTGAAGATGAACCTTT GGTTGAACATAAAAATCACTCATCGAAGTGTGCTTTTATTGCACTGAAGAAGCAGTTTGAGCATCTAACAACTGAAGAGTTCCACAAGCTGGACGAGCAAAGAGTAAAGAACATCATG AAGAAACAAATCTCTGAAAGGATTGAATCATTTGAACAAGAAGCAAAAATTACAAAAACTGCAATTGAAGGTCTTGTTACAAACAGCAGGTAG